AGGTTCCCATATTCCGAAATGCAGAGAATAATATCCGAATGCTGATACGCTGCGTACGTTTTGCAAATTTTCAGGGCGGAACATTATGATATTTCTATCTTTATATTGTTCCGGTAGCAATAATGAGAAGTTGTTGTACAGCTTGTAAGTAGCCATAACCTTTATCTTTCCCCACAGCAATGTATAGGTGATATCATCTATTCTTGTTGGTTTCAAATACGGATTTCCGGCTTCGTAAGTGTATGGATTGTCATATTGTACACTATTTCTTAGTTGATAATAGTTTGGGCGTTCTATAGTAGAACGATAACCCAACATCATTTGTGTTTTTTCTGTACGATAGCTCACAGAAACATTTGGAAAAAAATCCGTATAACTACGGCTCTGTCCATTCATTTTAGTTCCGTTTTCAAAATAATTGAAGGCAGTCTTTTCAAAACGTAAGCCTGCACCTAATGTCCATTTTCTGAAAGTGTAGGAGTAATTCGCAAATGCAGCAAACATATTTTGTTTGGAGATATTTGTATTTGAAGTTAGGTCTTCTGCTCCCGCATTATCAATAACGATATAATTCTGCTCATTGGTCGTTCGACTGAATTCCGTCCCATACTTGAATTCACCTTTGGACAAAGGGGTGATTAGGCTGAGTTTTCCAGCGTAAAGATGGTAATTTTGCAGGGATTTGGTATTCACATTTTCATCAGTTTCTCGTCCTGACGATGAATTCTGAATGGTTTTATTCTTTCCTTTAGCATAATCAAAATCAAGCTGGGCTTTTAACCAGCTGAATAAATCGCCTACATAGTAAGTATTCAGCAAATGTGAGTTTCGATCAATATTAACCAGGGCTGTTGTTGGAAATTCTTCTGAAAGTGCATTATTAATATATATTTTGCTTTGCATCCCCATGTTCACTCTTGCATACGGAGTGTCGTCGTATGTATATTGAACACCCGCAGAATGATGTTCATTGAATTCATAATTGAGCCCAGTTTCCACATAGTGCTCTCTACGACCGCTCCTTTCTTTGTCTTTGCTGTCCATACGCGTTGTCTGATTGTCGGCTTTCAGTTGTTGCTCTAAGTCCATTTTTACTTTTCGCCTGTCATCAGTATACCCATAATAGGTGAATACATCTAGTTTATTTTTACGATAATTCAGATCTATGCTTCCATTGCTAGAAAGCAGTTTGGCTGCTTTTATTCTCCCAAATAGCTCTCCACCCAATCCTTCACCCGGAGGGCGTACGGCTTCAATACGGATTACAGCACTGACTGTTGCATCATATTCTGGTCCGGGATTGGTTATTACAGTTACCTTTTTGATACTACCAGATGAGAGCCTTTGTAATTCATTCTCATTTCTCACAAGGCGATTATTGATATAAATAAGAGGTTTCCCTTTACCAAGAACAGTGAATGCATCACCGTCTTTTACCACAAAAGGGAGTTTCTCTAATACATCATTAGCCGTACCAATATTTTTCAATGGACTGTTTGCCACATCCATGGCAATCCCTCCGTTCTCCATTTTAAAATGGTTCCGGACACCTTTTACAACCACTTCTCCAAGCATGTTTGCGTCTTGCGCAAGTACAATCTGGTTAAGCCTATTTTTTACGATAACCGTATCTTTGCTCACATATCCCAGATAGCTGATATGAACAGCCTCTTTTTCTTTCTTCGATGTAAGGGCAAAATTGCCCTGCATATCTGTTACTGTGCCAACAAATGCTGCTGACGAATCTTTATTGACAATTACAATATTGGCAAAAGGTAAAGGCTCGGAAGTTAATCCATCGATAACATTTCCTTTAATTTGTTGTGCTCCGGCAGTAAAAATCGATAGGATCGTAAAGATTGAAAGTACTACGTATTGTTTCATTTATATATTGTTTCTAAAATAGAGTTTTACTATTGTTGTGTGTTTAGCTGTGCAGATGAATTCAATAAATAGCCTTATCTATATTTGCATTGACAGTAGATATTTAATTATGTAATGAAATATATTATACCTATTGCTGTAATGAGACCGATAACTGTTATCTTTCGTCAGCAAGTCTATGCTCTTAGTTTAGTCTCTTTATATCGTCTTGTGCCGCGCCAGAGCCACGATACTTACTCTTTATCTTATTCAATCGATAAACGATGCTGAATGAGAAGTTCTGTTCATCCTGATCCTCTTTCTGGTGAAAATGGATATTATCCAAACGTGAATCATACTTATAAACCATGGTACGGAATATATCATTGACATTGAAGCCAATATTTAATTTGTCATTGAAACAAGATTTTTGCACTCCAAAATTGAAAGAAGAATATGGTTTATACTTATAGATTCCTATACTTCCACCATTATTATACATATAATCAACTGAAACAGTAAAGTCTTTGGGTAATGTTAAATAGTTATTGAGTTGGGCATAAAAACGAGGCGTATTATTGTTATACTTCTTTCCCTCATATTCAATATTAAAACGAGGGATAGAAATGCTGGCAGACAATGTACTATTCCAGCAACCCACTGTTTTTGTATAACTCATATTTCCTCTAAAGAATTGAGTATTATCATAATTTTTCCAACTGTTAATAATTACGTTGTCTTGAGAGGAAAGAACCGAATTGATAAAATCTTTGATGTAACTATAGCCAAACTTAAGTATTAGCGTTTTGTAAGTTAGTAGTAGTTGAATGTTGTGCGACAGCTCAGGTTGTAATTTAGGGTTTCCTATCTGCAACACATATCTATTATCATAATAAGTATTACTATTCAAGCGGCTGAATGCTGGACGAGTAGTACGTATTGAATAAGATAGAGAACTTTGTATGCTATTAAAAGTCTTTGAAATAGACAAGCTTGGAAACCAGTTGTGATAATCTCGATGAATATTATTTTCAGGGTCTAATAAATCATCCATTTTCGAATTGTCGATTTCATACCTACATCCGGCATTAAGAACATAATTACCTAAATTTGTATTATACATTAAATAATAAGCCTGCTTATTTTCTTTGTTTCTAAATTGAGTACTTTTAACGGCATTATCAGGATTCTCAAGCCAACCATCTATATCGATTTTATTGAATTCTACTCCTGCTGTAAGGGTACTCTTTGAAGCAACTGTATAGTCTAATTCTATTTTTGCAGCTTCCAATTTGCTGTTTGTCTTTGAGGCAATGTTAACCTCATTATTATTCTCTTCCGTATTTTCTTCTACAATTTGATTTTGATTATTTTTATTCTTGACATAATCTACATTAGCATTCAGCGTGAGCTTCTTGGAAAATTTACCAATATAGAATAGATTGACTAGGTTATGGTCAGCTGTCGTATTATATTGGCTCTTAGCCATAATTTGAGTAAGTTCATTCCCATCTTGAAAAACATTTTGAACGCTATTTGCCTTGCTTTTAATTGGGGAGTGCATCCCACTATATTGAATGCCGATGCTTTGATTCTTTGTTATGGAATAATCAAATCCAACCTGGTAGTTATGCTGCTTCCCCGCATAGCCTGTTCGTAACAAATCATCATATTTCCACAATACACTCTTATCTTGTAAGGAGTATAAAAGATCTTGTTTTGTTCTCATTCTATAATCAGAAAAATTATATAAGCCAGAAACAGTTAATCCTTTCTTCCTATAGGCAACAGCCAAATTACTTTCATCACTAAACTTTCTAGATTGAGTTGCAGTTAAGTCTATTTTTATATTCCAGCCATCATTCTTATGTAAAGTTGTAATCTTTAATATGGCTTTACCAGAGGCATCATATTTTGCGCCAGGGTTGGTGAGTAGCTCTACCTCTTTTATGTTTTGAGGATCTAGCATAGATATCTCATTCTTATTATTCACCTTTTTGTTATCTATATAAACGATAGGCTCTCCAAATCCAAATACTTCAAGTTTGCCTTGAGAGGTAGTCATTCCAGGTATCTTTTTCAAAATATCTAATGTCTTATGTTCTTTCCCCAATGATGAATTAGCGATATCCGTCACGATGTTACCATTGCGCATCTTATGTACTTTTCGGCCTGCAGTTATGAGCGTTTCAGCAAGCTGAACAGAAGAAGAAGGCAGAATAAGTGTACCGATGCTTCCTTCTGCACAATGAATGTAGAGCGTTTCATAACCCAAGCATGAAATCCTTAAAATCTTTTGAGCTTTACCGTTATTTGTCAGAGAAAAAGAACCAGTGTCATCTGTGACTACACCTTGAATAAAGGTCGAATCGGGTGATGAGAGAATAACCACATTACAATATGGGATAGGATTCTTATCACTATCTAGAATTTTGCCATTTATTTGTTGCCCCATTGCAAGTGAAATAAAGAAGCATTGGAGAATTAGAAAAAATAACTTTCTCATTTATTACAAATTAAAAATAATGAAGAGTAGGATAGTCAAGCAAAGTATGGAGGAGATAAAGTTGAACGATATTTAATCAATTAGCATTTTTACTATTTATCAATTTTCAAAACTCTTAAATATTGAGATTGTTAAGCGGCGAGTATCTTTTCTTTCGATTATAACAAATCTTTATAAATTTGAATAGTTCTGTTTCCTTTTGTCGTCTTTATACCAATCTATTACCATAAATCATTTCCTCTTTTGGTGAGCGATTCTTAATTGCCATATTAAATGCGGGCAATACTATTTTCTTTGTAATCATACCATCGCTGGCGCTTCATCCGATGATTTTGTTAAATAAATATAGCACTGTGGCGGGTAGATATACTTTCCTGTCTGCATTAGAACCTTTAAGAGCCTACACATCACTTCGATCCTCCAAATTTTCATGCTTCTTGATAAATCCATAAATAAATGATCGCTCTTGCAAATGATACACAGCGTCTTTTAGATATCATTCCCCAAGGTAGAACTTTATCTAGTTTTATAAAAATATCACAGAGTATATATGAGTCTATGTGGAATCTAATCTATTCACTAATTACTCTAAATCCCTTATCCCTATTCTGTAGTTTCTCAATAGAGCGGTTTTGTTTTCTATTTTGAAACTTATAACGAATACCTAACATTATAGTGTTGCCTCTATTCGTGAACCGATTATCATAATAAGATGAATAATCAGGCATGTCTACCCATCGCTGGACATGGCTACGATACCCAACATAACGCATACCCACTGAAACGTTTAAATTTTCAGAAGTAGCAAAAGATAATGTGCACCAGGACTCTGGAGATGATTTAGTGTGTTTATACATATTATACGAATATCTTGGAAGCCCATAAAATCCTGATAAATTCAATCTCTTATAATTTAGTCCCCAGTTAATCCTCCCATTTAAGAAGTTATCACTTTGCGATATATTAGGAAATTTCTGCTTGCTATATTCCATATTCCCTCCGATAAACCCATATTTCCCAATCGTATAGCGAAAAGTAAGTATGCCAGACCATACCTCACACGTTCCTGCATTTGCCAAGGATTGTATGTATCCATTCGAAGAATATTCACCAACAATAACAATACTATTCGTTATTTTCTTATATCTCACAGCTGGTTCCACAAAAAAAGACCCTTTTGAAAGAGAATAACTAAATTTCACTTGATTCGTTCTGAAAGGTCGAAGAGAGGGATTTCCTGTAATAATAGATAAGGTATCCGATGATGTATTATAAGGATTAAGCTGCACAACATCAGGAGAAGTAGACTGCATGTTATAGTTCAACGTTATAGCATGATGAATATTAAATTTATAATTCATATTTACGACTGGCCTTAGCCGAAAATAATGATCGGAATAATCATTAATATTCCTAAACACTGCATCAACTCCAGCTGATACTGCTAATGAGAAATGTTTCCACAACCCATTTATATCCAAATAAGGATACTCATTCCATTCTTGGTGAGTAAATTCAGACCTCCCTCCCTCATTCTGATAAATTTTATTGTATTGATAGTAATTATTTATGCCTGCCTTTACTTTAAAATTTGAAAAAGCAAACTGATATGCAGGCGTAAATACCACTCCCGTATGATGATTTTTAAAATTATAATCATAAACTATATTTGTAGCACCACTTTCCAACTGTTTGACTTTATTCTCATTTTTACTTCTATTCAGCTGAAACAAAAAATCCAACGTTGAAGCCGAGAAAGTATGTCGATGATAAACATTTGCAGTACCTGTCCAAGATTTATCATCATAATTTCTCATATAATCATAACGAGTAATTTTATCCGTTGTGAGATCACTTATTTCAGTTTTACCATTGGCATTATTGCTTTGTGGAATATAGTCAAAAGTCAAACTAAATGACGTGTAGTCTGATGCTGACCAATTTCTATCTCCTCCTATTGCCCAATTTGTATCAGTATAGTCTCCTGTTCGCTTATACCGTATTTTCCTACTACTTTTAGAAGTTCTAGTATTCTCTAGCATATCAGATTTATTCTTGAGAAAAGTAAAAGTTTGCCCCGAAAGATAAAATGAAGATTTACTATTCCCAAATTCAAGCGAAGCATCAGTTATTCCAAATAGAAGAAGAGGACTAGTATTAATTCCACCGTTAAATGAAGTATAAGGTTGATTTGCTTTTTTTACCTTAATATTAACCACGCTAGTATAGCCTTCCCTTAGAAATTCTGCAGAAGAGGTTGGGACCACCTCCACTGATAAAATATCTTCTGGATTAATAGCAGAAAGTCCTCCTTCTCTTCTTATTCCATTAACTAAGATGAGAGGATTACTACCATCATTCAACGTTATTTTTCGAGTCCCGGGGTCAATAGCTAGAGAAGGAACTTCTTGTAATGCATCAAGAACATCTTTTTTCTTTAATGCACTTTCCGACAACATAAAAGTTTGACCTGACGCAGATTGTTTAATAATATTGCTCCTATTTGCCTTAATAACAATCTCGTTCAGTGCAACGGCATCATCCCTAAGAATAAATGTTCGATCGATATTCGAGTTTAATACTACAAACTTTTTAAGAGGTTTGTAACCTACAAAACTCAATGAAATATAATACTTTCCTTTAACTATACTAGGCAACTGAAATTCCCCCTTGTCTCCACTAATCGTACCTGTCACCAATGCAGTGCTATCTGATGCAAGAAGTGCTATAGAAGCATAAGAAATAGCTTGTTTGTTTTGGTCAAGAACACGCCCCTTTATGGTATAGTTCTGAGCATGTAGAATTGTTGCACAAGCCATGATTATAAAAAAAAAGATTGTTTTTTTCATATTTCATAATTTTGCTATATTCAACACACTTCTCAATCTCAGCATAATATACTCATCTACAGACATTTCTGACATTTTTAATTGGCACAAGTCTTCTATGGTTTTACCACTTTTTCTCATTTCTATATACTTTTGAGAACATGGGCCATAGCATAAAGGAAGTAATTTACACTTTTTACATATTGCATTATTATATGTTTCTATTGCTAATCTTTCTGTGTGCTTTTCTGTTTCCCACTTTATATGCCCATCTGTTGCTAAAATGCCTTCTCTTGTATCAAGAGTAAAGTCGCGACCTGTGCATTTATATACATCACCGTTATATGATATTGCAGCATGATTAATCTTACTTGTTTTACAAGAAAAGCCTTTCTTAAAGAAATTCATATATGTCACGTAAAACCCATGGTCAATTATTTTTTTTATATTTTCTTTTAATTTAGAATTTGGTTCTATTTTTTTTCCCTTCGTTTGCCAAACTCTTTCGAGATGAATACTAAGCTTATTTCTAGGAATATTCTTCAAGGATTCAAGGACTTCATTTATGTGCAATAAAGTATTATCATCATAATTTATTCTTAGCGTTACGTGACTCTCTAATAAAGATATAAGTAAATGAATATTTTTCATAACTATATCATAAGCACTTTTGTCCTCTTGCCCAACTATCTTCTTTATTGAATCATGCTTCTTTTTATAACCATCAATTGAAATTTGAAAGTTTGGCTTAAAAGGTTTCAATAATCGGATAACTTTTTCATTAAGACATAAGCCATTTGTTATAAACAAAAAGGAAATATCTTTCTCGTTACTATCTGCTAAATATTTCATTTGTTCCAATAAAGGATATAAATTATCTTTAAAATACAATAATGGCTCACCACCAAATAATTCTATTTGGAATTTTTTTATTTGAGGTTTTGTTTGGATAATTAAGTTTAGATGATTTAAAATAGAGGTACTCGTAAAATCGCTCAATCTTGAATTTTTTACACATTTCTCAAAACAATACCAACAACTAACATTACAATCTAATGTGGGAAGAATTGTTAAACTATAAATATCCTGAGAAACTGATTTTTTATAAAAATCAACTACCTCTTTGGCTTCATCAACATCGTTAGGAATAATAAAGTGATTTTCATGTAATATATTAAGTCCTATGCGATCTATTTTATCAATTTCATTACTTCTTAAAAACGTGCTAACACTTTTTGATATCCAAGCAAATTTATTTGACATGGAATTATAGATATACCATTTGTTATTTAATTCTAAGATAAAATTATATTCACTATTTTTCATTGCTCATATTTATTCAATCAATTAATTTATATACATAAAATTTTGCTTTTTATACTAATTAAAAAAGGGCTATGCTCTTATGAGATAGCCCTATTAATTAATTAGCAACCGCAGTCGCACCCTAGGCCACCTTCTGCAGGGTTCATCTTCTGTTCATCAATAGCTTTAACGCCACCTTCAACTTGCTGTTCTTCTTCTGAAGTTAAGTTTTCTTCTTGGATTTTAGCCTCTTCTTCTTTCTTTTTTTCTTCTTCTTTCATGACTGTAAATGTTTAAATTAATATTATATATTACTATTACATAACAAATGTATTCTTATCTAGTCCATAAAATCAGGACTCATTTTTTTTATTTCTAATATTTCAAAATATTTCCTGCATTTGTAGTAAAAGAATATCGATAATCAGAATAAAATGCTATTCAGACACTTGTGAAGTGTTAAATAAATAGGATATATGTTTTTAGTAAGGAAAAGTTAAGGGATAAGAAAGATCAAAAGATACAGCGATTAGGCAGCTACAAACAGAAGTTGTTTTTTGCTGCAGTCTTTGAAACTGCCAATCGCCAATTCAAATGAGACAGCTGGTAGTTAAGATGAATTTAAAGCAATCTATCCCAAAAAGATTTTGTTCAAACATTGAAAGTTCTTTTATTTAAAAAGGGAAATAAACATGAAATAGTAAACTTTAGCCGTACATTGAGTTAAGGCCAAAACGTTTAACTTTACGCAATGAAAAAGAGCAAGAAAACAGTATGACTCTCTTTTTAAGGAGAATGCAGCCAAATTGAGTTATGAGAGAAAAAACGTTAGTGCCTTGCCCCGTGAACTTGCTGTAAGTGCTGCCTTGATTTATCGTTGGCACGAAGAAGACTTTCAATATGGAGAAAGGAGCTCTCTGATATTGAGAATGATATCTTAAAAAAACGCTAGGCATCATTTCCAAGAGAGATCGTTGTTATGTATTTATCAAAAATCACTGTAAAGTCTGGAGGATCGAAGTGACGTATAGAGCTCTAAAGGGATCAAAAAGTGGATATTATACGTGCTTTCAATGCCCTCAGGGAAAGAGGTTGAAAGCTTCACAGAATGTACAGAAGGAGATTCTGAAGGAGTACTTTCGGCAAAGGCTAGATATGGTAGTGGCAGTGTTCGCATAACTAAAGAACTTAACCAGCGAGGAATTTAATTTCAAGGACCACTGTTGCTCTCCATATAAAGAAGATGGGACTGCGTAGTAAGCTATCAAAAAAGTTCAAGGTAACCACAAATTTACTCCACAAAGAGACAATAGCTGAGAATTTGTTGGATAGACAGTTCAAGGTAGATATTCCTTGCGTGGCTTGGATTTCTGACAAAACCTATCTCCGAGTATAGGCAGGTGACTTTAACTACCTGACCACAGTGCTAGATTTATTCGACAGGAAAGTGTCATTGGATACTGCGCGAGTGATGGCATGAAAATAGAGGAAACAGTGTTGCCTGCATTAATATGGCGATTAAGAATCGCTCACCAAAAGAGGAAATGATTTGCTATTCCGATAGAGGAGTTTAATATGCCAGTAAGAAGATGGCCAATGTGTTGGCCTTTTACAAAATACGCAAAAATATGAATCGAAAAGGCAACTGCTTGAGTAACGCCGTGGTAGAAAGCTTCTCCCTTTTTTTTTAGTCTAAAACTACACATTGCGAATATAAATCAAGACAGTTTAGGAATAATATTAAAGGCAGTTGGCTTAATATCCAAAAGTATCCACCTTTGGCGCAAAGCAGCAACGTGGATCAGGGTAATCCCAATTAAGATCCCCATACGCTTTTATAATATTACTCCAGCATCTATTGTGTGAACTATAGCACTGATCAAAAACAGAACATGTTTTACAATAGCTCTTTTGCTGAATGTCTTCCT
This is a stretch of genomic DNA from uncultured Bacteroides sp.. It encodes these proteins:
- a CDS encoding TonB-dependent receptor codes for the protein MKQYVVLSIFTILSIFTAGAQQIKGNVIDGLTSEPLPFANIVIVNKDSSAAFVGTVTDMQGNFALTSKKEKEAVHISYLGYVSKDTVIVKNRLNQIVLAQDANMLGEVVVKGVRNHFKMENGGIAMDVANSPLKNIGTANDVLEKLPFVVKDGDAFTVLGKGKPLIYINNRLVRNENELQRLSSGSIKKVTVITNPGPEYDATVSAVIRIEAVRPPGEGLGGELFGRIKAAKLLSSNGSIDLNYRKNKLDVFTYYGYTDDRRKVKMDLEQQLKADNQTTRMDSKDKERSGRREHYVETGLNYEFNEHHSAGVQYTYDDTPYARVNMGMQSKIYINNALSEEFPTTALVNIDRNSHLLNTYYVGDLFSWLKAQLDFDYAKGKNKTIQNSSSGRETDENVNTKSLQNYHLYAGKLSLITPLSKGEFKYGTEFSRTTNEQNYIVIDNAGAEDLTSNTNISKQNMFAAFANYSYTFRKWTLGAGLRFEKTAFNYFENGTKMNGQSRSYTDFFPNVSVSYRTEKTQMMLGYRSTIERPNYYQLRNSVQYDNPYTYEAGNPYLKPTRIDDITYTLLWGKIKVMATYKLYNNFSLLLPEQYKDRNIIMFRPENLQNVRSVSAFGYYSLHFGIWEPVAGIGILKDILSYGKIVKQDYEKPYLRYSLKNTLRLPAGFTVMVDFQGNSKGNSSLNYVYDNFRMNMQITKTFMKDKLVLNMRGTDITGTYKQKYLMDVYPVTSFINKDLDTRSFQFSIRYKFNASRSKYKGNSASEEERQRL
- a CDS encoding TonB-dependent receptor: MRKLFFLILQCFFISLAMGQQINGKILDSDKNPIPYCNVVILSSPDSTFIQGVVTDDTGSFSLTNNGKAQKILRISCLGYETLYIHCAEGSIGTLILPSSSVQLAETLITAGRKVHKMRNGNIVTDIANSSLGKEHKTLDILKKIPGMTTSQGKLEVFGFGEPIVYIDNKKVNNKNEISMLDPQNIKEVELLTNPGAKYDASGKAILKITTLHKNDGWNIKIDLTATQSRKFSDESNLAVAYRKKGLTVSGLYNFSDYRMRTKQDLLYSLQDKSVLWKYDDLLRTGYAGKQHNYQVGFDYSITKNQSIGIQYSGMHSPIKSKANSVQNVFQDGNELTQIMAKSQYNTTADHNLVNLFYIGKFSKKLTLNANVDYVKNKNNQNQIVEENTEENNNEVNIASKTNSKLEAAKIELDYTVASKSTLTAGVEFNKIDIDGWLENPDNAVKSTQFRNKENKQAYYLMYNTNLGNYVLNAGCRYEIDNSKMDDLLDPENNIHRDYHNWFPSLSISKTFNSIQSSLSYSIRTTRPAFSRLNSNTYYDNRYVLQIGNPKLQPELSHNIQLLLTYKTLILKFGYSYIKDFINSVLSSQDNVIINSWKNYDNTQFFRGNMSYTKTVGCWNSTLSASISIPRFNIEYEGKKYNNNTPRFYAQLNNYLTLPKDFTVSVDYMYNNGGSIGIYKYKPYSSFNFGVQKSCFNDKLNIGFNVNDIFRTMVYKYDSRLDNIHFHQKEDQDEQNFSFSIVYRLNKIKSKYRGSGAAQDDIKRLN
- a CDS encoding outer membrane beta-barrel protein, encoding MKKTIFFFIIMACATILHAQNYTIKGRVLDQNKQAISYASIALLASDSTALVTGTISGDKGEFQLPSIVKGKYYISLSFVGYKPLKKFVVLNSNIDRTFILRDDAVALNEIVIKANRSNIIKQSASGQTFMLSESALKKKDVLDALQEVPSLAIDPGTRKITLNDGSNPLILVNGIRREGGLSAINPEDILSVEVVPTSSAEFLREGYTSVVNIKVKKANQPYTSFNGGINTSPLLLFGITDASLEFGNSKSSFYLSGQTFTFLKNKSDMLENTRTSKSSRKIRYKRTGDYTDTNWAIGGDRNWSASDYTSFSLTFDYIPQSNNANGKTEISDLTTDKITRYDYMRNYDDKSWTGTANVYHRHTFSASTLDFLFQLNRSKNENKVKQLESGATNIVYDYNFKNHHTGVVFTPAYQFAFSNFKVKAGINNYYQYNKIYQNEGGRSEFTHQEWNEYPYLDINGLWKHFSLAVSAGVDAVFRNINDYSDHYFRLRPVVNMNYKFNIHHAITLNYNMQSTSPDVVQLNPYNTSSDTLSIITGNPSLRPFRTNQVKFSYSLSKGSFFVEPAVRYKKITNSIVIVGEYSSNGYIQSLANAGTCEVWSGILTFRYTIGKYGFIGGNMEYSKQKFPNISQSDNFLNGRINWGLNYKRLNLSGFYGLPRYSYNMYKHTKSSPESWCTLSFATSENLNVSVGMRYVGYRSHVQRWVDMPDYSSYYDNRFTNRGNTIMLGIRYKFQNRKQNRSIEKLQNRDKGFRVISE
- a CDS encoding radical SAM protein; translation: MKNSEYNFILELNNKWYIYNSMSNKFAWISKSVSTFLRSNEIDKIDRIGLNILHENHFIIPNDVDEAKEVVDFYKKSVSQDIYSLTILPTLDCNVSCWYCFEKCVKNSRLSDFTSTSILNHLNLIIQTKPQIKKFQIELFGGEPLLYFKDNLYPLLEQMKYLADSNEKDISFLFITNGLCLNEKVIRLLKPFKPNFQISIDGYKKKHDSIKKIVGQEDKSAYDIVMKNIHLLISLLESHVTLRINYDDNTLLHINEVLESLKNIPRNKLSIHLERVWQTKGKKIEPNSKLKENIKKIIDHGFYVTYMNFFKKGFSCKTSKINHAAISYNGDVYKCTGRDFTLDTREGILATDGHIKWETEKHTERLAIETYNNAICKKCKLLPLCYGPCSQKYIEMRKSGKTIEDLCQLKMSEMSVDEYIMLRLRSVLNIAKL